In Onychostoma macrolepis isolate SWU-2019 chromosome 12, ASM1243209v1, whole genome shotgun sequence, a single window of DNA contains:
- the dusp3a gene encoding dual specificity protein phosphatase 3: MKKHHSPAKGPLEVTVPDTEATIQQLNKLLSNGSGFYSLPAQHFNEVFPKIYIGNAFVAQNVMRLQRLGVTHILNVAEGNSFMHVNTNAEFYAGTGITYHGIQANDTEQFNISAFFEEAADFIDKALAHGKGKVYVHCREGYSRSPTIVIAYLMLRHKMDVRVATATVRHKREIGPNDGFLRQLCQLNEKLAKEGKLKTK, translated from the exons ATGAAGAAACATCACAGCCCCGCGAAGGGACCACTGGAAGTCACCGTACCAGACACCGAGGCGACCATACAACAGCTCAACAAGCTGCTGTCCAACGGCAGCGGTTTCTACAGTCTCCCAGCACAACATTTCAACGAGGTCTTTCCCAAGATTTACATCGGCAATGC GTTTGTGGCCCAGAATGTGATGCGTCTGCAGCGGCTGGGTGTGACACACATACTGAATGTCGCAGAGGGAAACTCTTTCATGCACGTGAACACCAACGCAGAGTTCTACGCAGGAACTGGGATCACGTACCATGGCATACAGGCCAATGACACTGAGCAGTTCAACATCAGTGCCTTCTTTGAGGAAGCAGCAGACTTCATCGATAAGGCTCTGGCACACGGAAAAG GAAAGGTGTACGTTCACTGCCGTGAGGGCTACAGCCGTTCGCCCACTATCGTCATCGCTTACCTCATGCTCCGTCACAAGATGGATGTACGAGTTGCAACGGCTACAGTAAGACACAAGAGAGAGATCGGCCCGAATGATGGATTCCTGCGCCAGCTGTGCCAACTCAACGAAAAGCTGGCGAAGGAGGGCAAGTTGAAGACCAAATGA